Proteins encoded together in one Erinaceus europaeus chromosome 11, mEriEur2.1, whole genome shotgun sequence window:
- the LOC132541411 gene encoding uncharacterized LOC128071544 homolog, translating to MRDFPQAAGGTPPEDAGAARRKDPFPQQRKTKRKKTHRWPAVRDASYTQWAAVPALHSCLRCSPRGPRGARPVGDCKPWISINAFQ from the coding sequence ATGCGAGATTTTCCTCAGGCAGCAGGAGGCACACCCCCAGAGGATGCTGGAGCCGCAAGAAGAAAGGACCCATTTCCACagcagagaaaaaccaagaggaAAAAGACGCACAGGTGGCCGGCAGTGAGGGACGCATCCTACACACAGTGGGCTGCCGTGCCCGCCCTCCACAGCTGTCTGCGCTGCAGCCCGAGAGGCCCTCGGGGAGCCCGGCCTGTTGGTGACTGCAAGCCCTGGATTTCAATCAATGCATTCCAGTAA